In the Clavelina lepadiformis chromosome 8, kaClaLepa1.1, whole genome shotgun sequence genome, one interval contains:
- the LOC143468796 gene encoding 26S proteasome regulatory subunit 8: MAGRPKKKSTASPRKRSRKSNGSEERNHCKSASEDTQTTSATKAVASPSKRAKRELGEKLSSPKDSLRVDVLTKHSTEMLQARKKAKTENVQAEAQVIQKLATYVAKMEIDTPPMEAGIEQYYHIKTQDLQVVVNEKAQNVRRLQAQRNELNAKVRMLREELQLLQEQGSYVGEVVKPIDKKKVLVKVHPEGKFVVDIDKAINIADVTANCRVALRSDSYVLHKILPNKVDPLVSLMMVEKVPDSTYEMVGGLDKQIKEIKEVIELPVKHPELFEALGIAQPKGVLLHGPPGTGKTLLARAVAHHTDCTFIRVSGSELVQKFIGEGSRMVRELFVMAREHAPSIIFMDEIDSIGSSRLEGGHGGGDSEVQRTMLELLNQLDGFEAHQNIKVVMATNRIDILDSALLRPGRIDRKIEFPPPNEEARLDILKIHSRKMNLTRGINLRKIAEQMPGASGAEVKGVCTEAGMYALRERRVHVTQEDFEMAVAKIMQKDTERNMSIKKLWK, from the exons ATGGCTGGTAGGCCAAAGAAAAAGAGCACAGCATCACCTAGAAAAAGATCACGGAAATCTAACGGCAGTGAAGAACGGAATCACTGCAAGTCTGCTTCAGAAGATACACAAACTACTTCAGCCACTAAGGCTGTGGCCAGTCCAAGCAAAAGAGCAAAACGTGAGTTAGGGGAAAAATTATCATCACCCAAAGATTCACTTCGTGTTGATGTGCTGACAAAACACAGCACAGAAATGTTGCAAG CAAGAAAAAAAGCCAAGACTGAAAATGTGCAAGCTGAAGCACAAGTAATTCAGAAGCTTGCTACCTATGTTGCAAAG ATGGAAATAGACACACCCCCCATGGAGGCTGGAATAGAACAATATTATCACATCAAAACTCAAGATTTGCAGGTCGTTGTAAATGAAAAGGCACAAAATGTTCGTAGACTCCAAGCTCAAAGAAATGAACTTAATGCAAAAG TGCGAATGCTTAGAGAGGAGTTGCAGTTGCTTCAAGAACAAGGCTCATATGTGGGAGAGGTTGTTAAACCAATCGATAAAAAGAAGGTTCTTGTAAAAGTTCATCCAGAAGGCAAATTTGTTGTTGACATTGATAAGGCTATCAATATTGCAGAT GTTACTGCGAATTGTCGTGTGGCATTGCGCAGCGACAGTTACGTTTTGCACAAAATCTTACCAAACAAAGTTGACCCGCTTGTATCACTCATGATGGTGGAAAAAGTTCCAGATTCTACCTATGAAATGGTTGGAGGCCTTGACAAACAG atcaaagaaataaaagaagtCATTGAATTGCCAGTTAAGCACCCAGAATTATTTGAAGCGCTTGGTATTGCACAGCCAAAAGGTGTTTTGCTTCATGGCCCCCCAGGAACAG GCAAAACTCTACTTGCTCGGGCTGTGGCTCACCATACTGACTGCACATTTATCAg GGTGTCTGGTTCTGAGTTGGTACAAAAGTTTATTGGTGAAGGATCGAGAATGGTCCGTGAATTATTCGTCATGGCAAGAGAGCATGCTCCTTCAATCATATTCATGGACGAGATCGATTCAATCGGATCATCTCGACTCGAAGGTGGCCATGGTGGTGGAGATTCCGAAGTGCAGAGAACTATGTTGGAGTTACTTAATCAACTGGATGGTTTTGAAGCTCATCAAAATATAAAG GTTGTCATGGCTACTAATCGAATTGACATTCTGGATTCTGCTTTGCTAAGACCTGGGAGAATTGATAGAAAGATTGAGTTTCCTCCTCCAAATGAAGAG GCTCGTTtagatattttgaaaattcattCACGTAAGATGAACTTGACAAGAGGAATCAATTTACGAAAAATTGCTGAGCAAATGCCTGGAGCATCTGGTGCTGAGGTGAAAGGAGTCTGTACTGAAGCAGGGATGTATGCTTTGCGTGAACGTCGTGTTCATGTAACTCAAGAGGATTTTGAAATGGCTGTGGCAAAG ATTATGCAAAAGGACACAGAGAGGAACATGTCTATTAAGAAACTTTGGAAGTAA